In the Wyeomyia smithii strain HCP4-BCI-WySm-NY-G18 chromosome 2, ASM2978416v1, whole genome shotgun sequence genome, one interval contains:
- the LOC129721493 gene encoding protein windpipe isoform X2, translating to MASSGMTSNPIGHRAFLFLAFSLLLVIPSSSCLSSSSSTFLPLPAEAFSCPHGCQCNDSSVTCTSVSGLRSIDKSLPINRLVLSGLELTKIPAQLENIRNITELDLSNNHLSEVNHLGKRIRKLNLSQNKITSGKLGKVPSFVESLNLTHNEITYLPLHLMKLKKLRYIELADNPINCTCETLHIRNWLTTRHVWSDQHIKCNAPQEFKGRPWLQVKQADVCHETVGRSGGYNWDDFEDENDLMLGDQANLDAGEEQNDDEDEDVDDFDKEYFPVAETVKSKDPPIEIQNDEEQAADGGSGDGAPVAIGEEEKEGARKVVDVAPSEVSDEEESVTAPGVVRVGQIQNAVEGGDDDDDGSGSGGGVLIGIEDVSKGVRTDDGFVDGDDVTGDDSEEKPISSPGGLGIFGKGLNDDTTTSSTTESFVAAVIPMVGSIEADKDSTSVGTDGTTAEEDQALSEDPTRANTDSQGTYILLAILAILLVSLILLVMCKRKPDARNRRDKNDVETGNGRELQDMDKNLLGKPIEKNGHNPPERIPLMNDKSDHDKVFNDKPNNYTPAKPERTSLEKPTMESFKPVPADRNKSKESLYENMPQNNNNNNTVPMQNGNGSVAPISNGDPAGVHLPHHNNVPSQNDEVFLPPNGNPNQLHPEPPAGTVESPKSKRYSPIYVPTSPKSDRYSPVYSPETGRVKIKLIETPKPKTPILVTRSRSRAGDYITTPDQKF from the coding sequence ATGGCGTCATCAGGGATGACGTCAAATCCGATCGGGCATCGGGCGTTTCTGTTCCTGGCGTTTTCGCTGTTGCTCGTAATACCATCATCATCCTGTTTATCATCCTCTTCGAGCACGTTTCTCCCGCTACCGGCGGAAGCCTTCAGCTGCCCTCATGGGTGCCAATGTAACGACAGTAGCGTAACCTGTACCAGCGTGTCCGGCTTGCGAAGTATCGACAAAAGCTTACCCATCAATCGGTTGGTGCTGTCCGGCCTAGAACTGACTAAAATTCCCGCCCAGCTGGAAAACATCCGGAACATCACCGAACTGGATCTGTCCAACAATCACCTCTCGGAGGTTAATCATCTCGGCAAGCGGATACGGAAGTTGAACTTGAGCCAAAACAAAATCACTTCCGGCAAACTAGGCAAGGTGCCTTCGTTCGTGGAGTCGCTGAATTTAACGCATAATGAAATTACCTACCTGCCGCTACATTTGATGAAGCTGAAAAAGCTGCGCTACATCGAACTGGCCGATAATCCGATTAATTGTACGTGCGAAACGTTGCATATTCGCAATTGGCTGACGACTCGGCACGTATGGTCCGATCAGCACATCAAATGTAATGCTCCGCAGGAGTTCAAGGGACGACCTTGGTTGCAGGTCAAACAGGCGGATGTCTGCCATGAAACCGTTGGGCGATCCGGTGGCTACAACTGGGATGATTTCGAGGATGAAAACGATCTGATGCTGGGAGATCAAGCGAATCTGGATGCGGGTGAAGAGCAGAACGACGACGAGGACGAAGATGTGGACGATTTTGATAAGGAATATTTCCCCGTTGCCGAAACGGTCAAGTCTAAGGATCCTCCGATTGAGATTCAAAACGATGAAGAACAGGCGGCTGACGGTGGTTCGGGTGATGGGGCTCCGGTGGCGATTGGTGAAGAGGAGAAAGAAGGAGCTAGAAAGGTGGTTGATGTTGCACCGTCCGAGGTATCTGATGAGGAGGAAAGTGTAACCGCTCCGGGTGTGGTGCGAGTGGGTCAGATTCAGAATGCTGTGGAGGGcggagatgatgatgatgatggaagTGGCAGTGGAGGCGGAGTGCTTATTGGTATAGAAGATGTATCCAAAGGGGTCAGAACGGATGATGGTTTTGTGGATGGTGACGATGTTACGGGGGATGATAGTGAGGAGAAACCGATTTCATCTCCTGGTGGTTTGGGAATCTTCGGCAAGGGGCTGAATGATGATACAACTACTTCCTCGACGACGGAGTCGTTTGTGGCTGCGGTAATTCCCATGGTAGGCTCAATAGAAGCAGACAAAGATTCAACTAGCGTTGGAACTGATGGCACCACTGCCGAAGAAGATCAGGCTCTGTCTGAGGATCCAACTCGTGCCAATACAGATAGCCAAGGAACGTATATTTTGCTAGCAATTCTGGCCATACTCCTTGTTTCGCTTATATTGCTAGTTATGTGCAAACGAAAACCGGATGCACGAAATCGCCGAGATAAAAACGACGTGGAGACCGGCAATGGTCGCGAGCTGCAGGATATGGACAAAAACCTACTGGGAAAGCCAATCGAGAAAAATGGCCACAATCCACCGGAACGAATTCCCTTAATGAATGACAAATCAGATCACGACAAGGTGTTCAACGATAAACCCAACAACTACACTCCAGCCAAACCCGAGAGAACCTCCCTGGAGAAACCAACGATGGAATCCTTCAAGCCTGTTCCTGCCGATCGAAACAAAAGCAAGGAAAGCCTCTATGAAAACATGccacaaaataataataacaacaacaccGTTCCGATGCAGAATGGCAACGGCTCGGTAGCGCCGATCAGTAACGGCGACCCGGCCGGAGTACATCTGCCACACCACAACAATGTGCCATCACAGAATGACGAAGTGTTCCTACCGCCAAACGGCAACCCGAACCAGTTGCACCCGGAGCCACCAGCGGGCACGGTCGAGTCACCTAAATCCAAGCGTTACAGTCCCATCTACGTGCCTACATCTCCCAAGTCGGACCGCTACAGTCCGGTTTACTCGCCGGAAACCGGCCGCGTTAAGATTAAGCTTATCGAGACGCCCAAACCGAAAACTCCGATCCTGGTCACGCGAAGTCGATCGAGAGCCGGAGATTACATAACAACACCGGACCAGAAGTTCTGA
- the LOC129721493 gene encoding protein windpipe isoform X1 codes for METNHLTKQQGKPHHHKYTNTTMASSGMTSNPIGHRAFLFLAFSLLLVIPSSSCLSSSSSTFLPLPAEAFSCPHGCQCNDSSVTCTSVSGLRSIDKSLPINRLVLSGLELTKIPAQLENIRNITELDLSNNHLSEVNHLGKRIRKLNLSQNKITSGKLGKVPSFVESLNLTHNEITYLPLHLMKLKKLRYIELADNPINCTCETLHIRNWLTTRHVWSDQHIKCNAPQEFKGRPWLQVKQADVCHETVGRSGGYNWDDFEDENDLMLGDQANLDAGEEQNDDEDEDVDDFDKEYFPVAETVKSKDPPIEIQNDEEQAADGGSGDGAPVAIGEEEKEGARKVVDVAPSEVSDEEESVTAPGVVRVGQIQNAVEGGDDDDDGSGSGGGVLIGIEDVSKGVRTDDGFVDGDDVTGDDSEEKPISSPGGLGIFGKGLNDDTTTSSTTESFVAAVIPMVGSIEADKDSTSVGTDGTTAEEDQALSEDPTRANTDSQGTYILLAILAILLVSLILLVMCKRKPDARNRRDKNDVETGNGRELQDMDKNLLGKPIEKNGHNPPERIPLMNDKSDHDKVFNDKPNNYTPAKPERTSLEKPTMESFKPVPADRNKSKESLYENMPQNNNNNNTVPMQNGNGSVAPISNGDPAGVHLPHHNNVPSQNDEVFLPPNGNPNQLHPEPPAGTVESPKSKRYSPIYVPTSPKSDRYSPVYSPETGRVKIKLIETPKPKTPILVTRSRSRAGDYITTPDQKF; via the coding sequence ACTTAACGAAACAACAAGGAAAACCACACCACCACAAATACACAAATACAACGATGGCGTCATCAGGGATGACGTCAAATCCGATCGGGCATCGGGCGTTTCTGTTCCTGGCGTTTTCGCTGTTGCTCGTAATACCATCATCATCCTGTTTATCATCCTCTTCGAGCACGTTTCTCCCGCTACCGGCGGAAGCCTTCAGCTGCCCTCATGGGTGCCAATGTAACGACAGTAGCGTAACCTGTACCAGCGTGTCCGGCTTGCGAAGTATCGACAAAAGCTTACCCATCAATCGGTTGGTGCTGTCCGGCCTAGAACTGACTAAAATTCCCGCCCAGCTGGAAAACATCCGGAACATCACCGAACTGGATCTGTCCAACAATCACCTCTCGGAGGTTAATCATCTCGGCAAGCGGATACGGAAGTTGAACTTGAGCCAAAACAAAATCACTTCCGGCAAACTAGGCAAGGTGCCTTCGTTCGTGGAGTCGCTGAATTTAACGCATAATGAAATTACCTACCTGCCGCTACATTTGATGAAGCTGAAAAAGCTGCGCTACATCGAACTGGCCGATAATCCGATTAATTGTACGTGCGAAACGTTGCATATTCGCAATTGGCTGACGACTCGGCACGTATGGTCCGATCAGCACATCAAATGTAATGCTCCGCAGGAGTTCAAGGGACGACCTTGGTTGCAGGTCAAACAGGCGGATGTCTGCCATGAAACCGTTGGGCGATCCGGTGGCTACAACTGGGATGATTTCGAGGATGAAAACGATCTGATGCTGGGAGATCAAGCGAATCTGGATGCGGGTGAAGAGCAGAACGACGACGAGGACGAAGATGTGGACGATTTTGATAAGGAATATTTCCCCGTTGCCGAAACGGTCAAGTCTAAGGATCCTCCGATTGAGATTCAAAACGATGAAGAACAGGCGGCTGACGGTGGTTCGGGTGATGGGGCTCCGGTGGCGATTGGTGAAGAGGAGAAAGAAGGAGCTAGAAAGGTGGTTGATGTTGCACCGTCCGAGGTATCTGATGAGGAGGAAAGTGTAACCGCTCCGGGTGTGGTGCGAGTGGGTCAGATTCAGAATGCTGTGGAGGGcggagatgatgatgatgatggaagTGGCAGTGGAGGCGGAGTGCTTATTGGTATAGAAGATGTATCCAAAGGGGTCAGAACGGATGATGGTTTTGTGGATGGTGACGATGTTACGGGGGATGATAGTGAGGAGAAACCGATTTCATCTCCTGGTGGTTTGGGAATCTTCGGCAAGGGGCTGAATGATGATACAACTACTTCCTCGACGACGGAGTCGTTTGTGGCTGCGGTAATTCCCATGGTAGGCTCAATAGAAGCAGACAAAGATTCAACTAGCGTTGGAACTGATGGCACCACTGCCGAAGAAGATCAGGCTCTGTCTGAGGATCCAACTCGTGCCAATACAGATAGCCAAGGAACGTATATTTTGCTAGCAATTCTGGCCATACTCCTTGTTTCGCTTATATTGCTAGTTATGTGCAAACGAAAACCGGATGCACGAAATCGCCGAGATAAAAACGACGTGGAGACCGGCAATGGTCGCGAGCTGCAGGATATGGACAAAAACCTACTGGGAAAGCCAATCGAGAAAAATGGCCACAATCCACCGGAACGAATTCCCTTAATGAATGACAAATCAGATCACGACAAGGTGTTCAACGATAAACCCAACAACTACACTCCAGCCAAACCCGAGAGAACCTCCCTGGAGAAACCAACGATGGAATCCTTCAAGCCTGTTCCTGCCGATCGAAACAAAAGCAAGGAAAGCCTCTATGAAAACATGccacaaaataataataacaacaacaccGTTCCGATGCAGAATGGCAACGGCTCGGTAGCGCCGATCAGTAACGGCGACCCGGCCGGAGTACATCTGCCACACCACAACAATGTGCCATCACAGAATGACGAAGTGTTCCTACCGCCAAACGGCAACCCGAACCAGTTGCACCCGGAGCCACCAGCGGGCACGGTCGAGTCACCTAAATCCAAGCGTTACAGTCCCATCTACGTGCCTACATCTCCCAAGTCGGACCGCTACAGTCCGGTTTACTCGCCGGAAACCGGCCGCGTTAAGATTAAGCTTATCGAGACGCCCAAACCGAAAACTCCGATCCTGGTCACGCGAAGTCGATCGAGAGCCGGAGATTACATAACAACACCGGACCAGAAGTTCTGA